The Bacteroides sp. sequence CCGTTCCGTGGGGTATTTCCCGGTGACAATCCCAGCACAGTTTGCCATCGCCTTCTTCAGCGGTTTTGCCAGTCACTTCCACCAGCTGGGTCATATCCACCATTTCGAGGTGACAACGGATACAGTTTTCCTGCACCACATTGATCCCCGCATGTTTTATCTGGATCACCTGGGGTTCCCAGCGAAAGGTAAACCAGGTGCTGTGGCGTAATCCATCGCTGCCCTTAAAGTAATATTTCCTGATAAAGTTGTCGTGCGGGACGTGACAGTCGACGCAGAGGGCCGCGTTGCCGTGGCTGCTTTTGGTCCAGGACGCATATTGTGGGTACATCACGTGGCAGTTGATGCAGGTTTCCGGCTCGTCTGACAGGTAGGACGTGGCCTTGGAGATATGAACCACCAGTAATAAAACCCCGGTAAAGATCCCTCCCAGGATAAGAACCGTCAGGCGCCAGTTCTCGGGAGGCATCAGGAACTGAAACAATTTTCTCATTTTGGAAACGTTTTGGGTTTATACCGGATATAAGAAAATTTGTACCTAAATATACATATTTCCAAAAATATAAAC is a genomic window containing:
- the nrfH gene encoding cytochrome c nitrite reductase small subunit, whose protein sequence is MRKLFQFLMPPENWRLTVLILGGIFTGVLLLVVHISKATSYLSDEPETCINCHVMYPQYASWTKSSHGNAALCVDCHVPHDNFIRKYYFKGSDGLRHSTWFTFRWEPQVIQIKHAGINVVQENCIRCHLEMVDMTQLVEVTGKTAEEGDGKLCWDCHREIPHGTVKSLSAAPHALVERLPTVVPSWLEWLLGSSDRSSNTIDLDNKQGQ